Proteins co-encoded in one Prescottella sp. R16 genomic window:
- a CDS encoding DEDD exonuclease domain-containing protein — MSAPPRKPSPRDHGDVDRQLSFDELDAPLHDVTFVVVDLETTGGSAESDAITEIGAVKVRGGEILGEMATLVDPGREIPPYIVELTGITTAMVREAPRIDAVLPAFLEFAHGAVLVAHNAGFDVGFLKAAAARLGLRWPPFQVLCTVKLARRVLDRDEAPSVKLSALARLFGADTTPTHRALDDARATVDVLHALIGRVGNQGVHSLPELLDYQPRVTAAQRAKRALANDLPRTPGVYLFRGPSDEVLYVGTAVDLRRRVRTYFTGSDTSGRGSRMTEMVALATRIDHVECAHALEAGVRELRLIGAHVPPYNRRSKFPMRGWWVTLTDETFPRLSVVRTPTVDALGPFRARTDAADAALTIAEFCGLRTCTTRIGKGQRHGPKCPPREVGGCPAVADDPDGYRIAPERVLALIRGHDDTPLYRMRDRIEQFAADQMFESAARLRDRVALLVTALRRMQRLAALAVVDELVAAKPQDGGGWEFAVIRAGRLASAGVAARGVPPMPVVDALTAAAETVLPDATPLRGGSPEELALVARWLGDDGVRLVRTSHGWHEPVHGAGAWADWCARARDARPTSARPARTPTVFTERQNTRGAT, encoded by the coding sequence GTGAGTGCGCCACCCCGGAAGCCGTCACCCCGTGATCACGGCGACGTCGACCGACAACTGTCCTTCGACGAACTGGACGCGCCCCTGCACGACGTGACCTTCGTCGTCGTCGACCTCGAGACGACGGGGGGCAGCGCCGAATCCGATGCGATCACCGAGATCGGTGCGGTGAAGGTCCGCGGCGGCGAGATCCTCGGCGAGATGGCGACGCTCGTCGACCCCGGACGGGAGATCCCGCCGTACATCGTCGAACTCACCGGCATCACCACGGCGATGGTCCGGGAAGCTCCCCGGATCGACGCCGTCCTTCCTGCGTTCCTCGAGTTCGCCCACGGCGCTGTGCTCGTCGCACACAACGCCGGGTTCGACGTCGGCTTCCTGAAGGCCGCCGCCGCCCGCCTCGGGCTGCGCTGGCCGCCGTTCCAGGTGCTGTGCACCGTCAAGCTCGCTCGCCGTGTTCTCGACCGGGACGAGGCCCCGTCGGTGAAACTGTCCGCACTCGCCCGACTGTTCGGCGCCGACACCACACCCACGCACCGCGCCCTCGACGACGCCCGCGCCACCGTCGACGTCCTGCACGCCCTCATCGGGCGGGTCGGCAACCAGGGGGTGCACAGCCTGCCCGAACTGCTCGACTACCAGCCACGGGTGACGGCGGCACAACGCGCCAAACGTGCTCTGGCGAACGATCTGCCCCGTACCCCCGGCGTCTATCTCTTCCGTGGACCGTCCGACGAGGTCCTCTACGTCGGGACGGCCGTCGACCTGCGGCGGCGGGTGCGCACCTACTTCACCGGATCCGACACCTCCGGACGCGGCAGCCGGATGACGGAGATGGTCGCGCTCGCCACCCGGATCGATCACGTCGAGTGCGCCCACGCCCTCGAGGCCGGGGTCCGGGAACTACGCCTGATCGGCGCGCACGTCCCGCCGTACAACCGGCGGTCGAAGTTCCCGATGCGCGGCTGGTGGGTCACCCTCACCGACGAAACGTTCCCGCGACTGTCCGTGGTCCGCACCCCCACCGTGGACGCCCTCGGCCCGTTCCGGGCCCGCACGGACGCCGCCGACGCCGCCCTCACGATCGCGGAGTTCTGCGGACTGCGGACGTGCACCACCCGGATCGGGAAAGGGCAGCGACACGGACCCAAGTGCCCGCCCCGGGAGGTCGGCGGCTGCCCCGCCGTCGCCGACGATCCGGACGGCTACCGGATCGCGCCCGAGCGGGTCCTCGCCCTGATCCGCGGCCACGACGACACCCCCCTGTACCGGATGCGGGACCGGATCGAGCAGTTCGCCGCCGACCAGATGTTCGAGAGCGCGGCGCGACTGCGCGACCGGGTCGCGCTCCTCGTGACGGCGCTGCGACGGATGCAACGACTCGCCGCGCTGGCCGTCGTGGACGAACTGGTCGCCGCGAAACCGCAGGACGGCGGCGGCTGGGAGTTCGCGGTGATCCGGGCCGGTCGGCTCGCATCCGCCGGCGTAGCGGCGCGCGGCGTCCCCCCGATGCCGGTCGTCGACGCCCTCACCGCGGCCGCCGAGACGGTCCTCCCGGACGCCACCCCCCTGCGCGGCGGCTCCCCCGAGGAGCTCGCACTCGTCGCCCGCTGGCTCGGCGACGACGGCGTCCGGCTCGTCCGGACGAGCCACGGCTGGCACGAACCCGTCCACGGTGCCGGAGCCTGGGCGGACTGGTGTGCACGCGCTCGCGACGCTCGGCCCACGTCCGCGCGGCCCGCGCGGACGCCTACTGTGTTCACGGAACGTCAGAACACGCGAGGAGCCACATGA
- a CDS encoding Lrp/AsnC family transcriptional regulator has protein sequence MINAIVMIHAESDRIPETAQAVADVDGVSEVYSCAGDVDLIAIVKVRDHARIAEVVTERINKVPGVLRTATHIAFQSYSSADVEAAFSIGE, from the coding sequence ATGATCAACGCGATCGTCATGATCCATGCCGAGTCCGACCGGATCCCGGAGACCGCGCAAGCGGTCGCCGACGTGGACGGCGTGTCCGAGGTCTACTCGTGCGCCGGAGACGTCGACCTGATCGCGATCGTGAAGGTCCGCGATCACGCCCGGATCGCCGAAGTGGTCACCGAACGCATCAACAAGGTGCCCGGCGTTCTGCGGACCGCGACGCACATCGCGTTCCAGTCCTACTCGAGCGCCGACGTCGAGGCCGCCTTCTCTATCGGCGAGTAG
- the trpD gene encoding anthranilate phosphoribosyltransferase: protein MERRSAAQGTQRVTGAGDRSWPAVLGALTDRRDLTADDTEWAMDEIMSDNATPAQIAAFGVALKMKGATPGELRGLADSMLGHARTVPVSPDVVDIVGTGGDRSNTVNISTMASVVVAAAGVRVVKHGNRAASSKSGGADVLEALGVRIDLGADAVARCVEETGIGFCFAPVFHPALRFAGAPRKEIGIPTVFNVLGPLTNPAQPRAGLIGCAFEDLIEVIAGVLAERGNSALVVRGDDGLDELTTSTTSVVHVVSGGVVRTQKLDPTDLGITRVPLDALRGGDADHNARVALGIFAGDTGPVRDAVLLNAAGAIAAFDGLEGDLEEALAAGMAKAARAIDSGAASALLERWASLTAELATRR, encoded by the coding sequence ATGGAGCGACGGTCGGCAGCGCAGGGCACACAGCGAGTGACGGGCGCGGGCGACCGGAGTTGGCCTGCGGTTCTCGGTGCCCTCACCGATCGGCGGGATCTGACAGCCGACGACACCGAGTGGGCGATGGACGAGATCATGTCCGACAACGCCACGCCCGCACAGATCGCAGCGTTCGGTGTCGCCCTCAAGATGAAGGGTGCGACGCCCGGCGAACTGCGGGGTCTCGCGGACTCGATGCTCGGGCACGCCCGCACGGTGCCGGTGTCCCCGGACGTCGTGGACATCGTCGGCACGGGCGGGGACCGGTCGAACACCGTCAACATCTCGACGATGGCATCGGTGGTGGTGGCAGCAGCCGGAGTGCGGGTCGTCAAGCACGGCAACCGGGCCGCGTCGTCGAAGAGCGGCGGCGCCGACGTGCTCGAGGCACTCGGTGTGCGCATCGATCTCGGGGCCGACGCCGTCGCCCGCTGCGTCGAGGAGACCGGTATCGGTTTCTGCTTCGCCCCGGTGTTCCACCCGGCGCTGCGGTTCGCGGGTGCGCCGCGCAAGGAGATCGGTATCCCGACCGTGTTCAACGTGCTCGGCCCGCTGACCAACCCGGCCCAGCCCCGCGCGGGTCTGATCGGGTGCGCGTTCGAGGACCTGATCGAGGTGATCGCCGGGGTCCTCGCCGAACGTGGCAACTCGGCGCTCGTCGTCAGGGGCGACGACGGCCTCGACGAGTTGACGACGTCGACGACGTCCGTCGTGCACGTGGTGTCCGGTGGCGTCGTGCGGACGCAGAAGCTGGATCCCACCGATCTGGGGATCACCCGGGTGCCACTGGACGCGTTGCGCGGCGGCGACGCCGATCACAATGCGCGGGTGGCGCTGGGGATCTTCGCCGGCGACACCGGTCCGGTGCGGGACGCAGTGCTGCTCAACGCGGCCGGTGCGATCGCGGCGTTCGACGGTCTCGAGGGCGATCTCGAGGAGGCGCTCGCCGCCGGCATGGCCAAGGCCGCCCGGGCGATCGATTCCGGGGCGGCCTCGGCGCTGCTCGAGCGGTGGGCGTCGTTGACGGCGGAGCTGGCTACTCGCCGATAG
- a CDS encoding heme-copper oxidase subunit III translates to MTSAVGTSGSAITQRVHSLNRPNMVSVGTIVWLSSELMFFAGLFAMYFVARAQAGDNWPPEPVHLNLALAVPITTVLIASSFTCQMGVFAAEKGDVFGLRRWYLLTLAMGTFFVLGQGFEYYQLVNEGVTFSSSVYGSVFFMTTGFHGLHVIGGLIAFVFLIVRTKVSKFTPAQATAAIVVSYYWHFVDIVWIGLFATIYFIR, encoded by the coding sequence GTGACGAGCGCAGTAGGGACTTCAGGATCGGCAATCACCCAGCGCGTGCACTCGCTGAACCGGCCAAACATGGTCAGCGTCGGCACCATCGTGTGGTTGTCAAGTGAGCTCATGTTTTTCGCAGGGCTCTTCGCCATGTATTTCGTTGCGCGGGCCCAGGCAGGCGACAACTGGCCGCCGGAACCCGTGCACCTCAATCTGGCACTCGCCGTGCCCATCACCACGGTGCTGATCGCGTCTTCTTTCACCTGCCAGATGGGTGTTTTCGCGGCGGAAAAGGGTGACGTCTTCGGCCTCCGACGGTGGTACCTGCTCACCCTGGCGATGGGCACGTTCTTCGTGCTGGGCCAGGGCTTCGAGTACTACCAGCTCGTCAATGAGGGCGTGACGTTCTCGAGCAGCGTGTACGGCTCGGTCTTCTTCATGACGACCGGCTTCCACGGCCTGCACGTCATCGGCGGTCTGATCGCGTTCGTCTTCTTGATCGTCCGCACCAAGGTCAGCAAGTTCACGCCTGCACAGGCCACTGCGGCGATCGTCGTTTCGTACTACTGGCACTTCGTCGACATTGTGTGGATCGGCCTGTTCGCCACGATTTATTTCATCCGTTAG
- a CDS encoding c-type cytochrome — translation MSSSPPPAFEGDMPDRTTAGSAKKARRQRKLRRRVTGALILMLGLVSAGFLASALTPAPQVATASDDSAALIREGKQLYDTSCITCHGANLQGVQDRGPSLIGVGEAAVYFQVSSGRMPAARNEAQASRKPAKFDARQTDAIGAYVQSQGGGPTVIRDENGEIAQSSLRGGDVARGSELFRMNCASCHNFTGRGGALSSGKYAPVLDPASEQQIYAAMVTGPQNMPKFSDRQLTLEEKKDIIAYVKQSSEAKNPGGYGLGGLGPASEGPAMWIIGIVAVVGAALWIGARS, via the coding sequence ATGAGTTCATCCCCCCCTCCCGCATTCGAGGGTGACATGCCCGACCGCACCACAGCCGGATCCGCCAAGAAGGCGCGCCGCCAGCGCAAGCTGCGTCGGCGCGTCACCGGTGCGCTGATCCTCATGCTGGGTCTCGTGAGCGCCGGCTTCCTCGCCTCCGCCCTGACGCCTGCCCCGCAGGTCGCCACCGCGAGCGACGATTCCGCAGCACTGATCCGCGAAGGCAAGCAGCTCTACGACACCTCCTGCATCACGTGCCACGGCGCGAACCTGCAGGGTGTCCAGGACCGCGGCCCCAGCCTGATCGGTGTCGGTGAAGCAGCCGTCTACTTCCAGGTGTCGTCCGGTCGCATGCCTGCTGCCCGCAACGAGGCGCAGGCTTCGCGCAAGCCGGCCAAGTTCGACGCCCGGCAGACCGACGCCATCGGCGCGTACGTGCAGTCGCAGGGTGGCGGCCCGACCGTCATCCGTGACGAGAACGGCGAGATCGCCCAGTCCTCGCTGCGTGGCGGCGACGTCGCGCGCGGCAGCGAGCTCTTCCGCATGAACTGCGCGTCGTGCCACAACTTCACCGGCCGCGGCGGCGCTCTGTCCTCCGGTAAGTACGCCCCCGTTCTGGATCCGGCCAGCGAGCAGCAGATCTACGCCGCCATGGTCACGGGTCCCCAGAACATGCCCAAGTTCTCCGATCGTCAGCTGACGCTCGAGGAGAAGAAGGACATCATCGCCTACGTCAAGCAGTCCTCGGAGGCCAAGAACCCCGGTGGGTACGGTCTCGGCGGCCTCGGCCCGGCGTCCGAGGGCCCCGCGATGTGGATCATCGGCATCGTCGCTGTCGTCGGCGCTGCACTGTGGATCGGAGCAAGGTCATGA
- a CDS encoding ubiquinol-cytochrome c reductase iron-sulfur subunit has product MSDATNGGTPKNYTDDELDRMSRDELVELGTNLDGVDVVFERDRWAVKGTKAEKRAERSVAFWFALAGVSALAFVGVFLFWPWEWAGEGEDTYGAYNLYTPLLGLTMGLAIIGLGVGAVKFTKKFIPEEVSIQDRHDGGSAEVDKRTLAAQLSDTLDKSTIGRRKMIKRSLIFGGGAIGIMSVMPLGGMIKNPWAKGDQSPLWVSGWTPRYPGETIYLRRDTGRPNDVVLVRPEDLDAGGMETVFPFRESDRGDEHALLGSLRGIRNAVMLIRLRTEDTEKAVKRKGQESFNYGDYFAYSKICTHLGCPTSLYEQQTNRILCPCHQSQFDALQYGKPIFGPAARALPQLPITVNEEGFLVTNGDFIEALGPAFWERRP; this is encoded by the coding sequence ATGAGTGACGCCACCAACGGCGGCACGCCGAAGAACTACACCGACGACGAACTCGATCGGATGAGCCGGGACGAGCTCGTCGAACTCGGCACCAACCTCGACGGTGTGGACGTCGTGTTCGAACGCGACCGCTGGGCCGTCAAGGGCACCAAGGCCGAGAAGCGCGCCGAGCGTTCGGTGGCCTTCTGGTTCGCCCTGGCCGGCGTCTCGGCGCTGGCCTTCGTCGGCGTCTTCCTGTTCTGGCCGTGGGAGTGGGCCGGCGAGGGTGAAGACACCTACGGTGCGTACAACCTGTACACCCCGCTGCTCGGCCTCACCATGGGCCTCGCCATCATCGGTCTCGGTGTCGGCGCGGTGAAGTTCACCAAGAAGTTCATCCCCGAAGAGGTCTCGATCCAGGACCGCCACGACGGCGGTTCCGCCGAGGTCGACAAGCGCACCCTCGCTGCGCAGCTGTCCGACACCCTGGACAAGTCGACGATCGGTCGTCGCAAGATGATCAAGCGCAGCCTGATCTTCGGTGGCGGCGCGATCGGCATCATGTCGGTCATGCCCCTCGGCGGCATGATCAAGAACCCGTGGGCCAAGGGCGACCAGTCGCCGCTGTGGGTGTCCGGTTGGACCCCGCGCTACCCCGGCGAGACCATCTACCTGCGTCGCGACACCGGACGCCCGAACGACGTCGTTCTGGTTCGTCCGGAGGACCTCGACGCCGGCGGCATGGAGACCGTGTTCCCGTTCCGCGAGTCCGATCGTGGCGACGAGCACGCGCTCCTCGGGAGCCTGCGCGGCATCCGCAACGCCGTCATGCTGATCCGTCTGCGCACCGAGGACACCGAGAAGGCTGTCAAGCGCAAGGGCCAGGAGAGCTTCAACTACGGCGACTACTTCGCCTACTCGAAGATCTGCACCCACCTCGGCTGCCCCACCTCGCTGTACGAGCAGCAGACCAACCGAATCCTGTGCCCCTGCCACCAGTCGCAGTTCGACGCTCTGCAGTACGGCAAGCCGATCTTCGGTCCCGCCGCTCGCGCTCTTCCGCAGCTACCTATTACTGTGAACGAAGAGGGCTTCCTCGTCACCAACGGTGACTTCATCGAAGCCCTCGGCCCGGCATTTTGGGAGCGTCGCCCGTGA
- a CDS encoding cytochrome bc complex cytochrome b subunit encodes MSTATQSRVAEAAENVDSRYHLAAGMKRQINKVFPTHWSFMLGEIALYSFIILLISGVYLTLFFDPSLAHVTYDGAYEPLRGVTMSRAYETALEISFEVRGGLFVRQIHHWAALMFAASIIVHLLRIFFTGAFRRPREANWVIGSLLLILAMFEGFFGYSLPDDLLSGTGLRAALSGITLSVPIAGTWLHWLIFGGDFPGELIIPRLYVAHVLLVPGILLALIAAHLALVWYQKHTQFPGPGRTENNVVGVRILPVFAMKGGSFFAFTFGILALMGGLLQINPIWNIGPYNPAQVSAGSQPDFYMMWTDGMARLWPAWEIYLFDRYTIPAVFAVALIMGIVFALLIAYPWIEKKFSKDDAHHNLLQRPRDVPVRTGIGAMAISFYVVLTLSCVNDVIAYHLDISLNAMTWIGRIGMVILPPVAYYVTYRFCLGLQRSDRAVLEHGIETGIIKRLPHGEYVEIHQPLGPVDDHGHPIPLEYQGAAIPKKMNKLGSAGKPGSGSWVSPDPAEQSQALEAAEHAGEHEQLRILSEYQDRNRGITSGDSEH; translated from the coding sequence GTGAGTACTGCAACCCAGTCCCGTGTCGCGGAAGCTGCCGAGAACGTCGACTCTCGGTACCATCTCGCGGCGGGCATGAAACGCCAGATCAACAAGGTCTTCCCGACCCATTGGTCGTTCATGCTCGGCGAGATCGCGCTCTACAGCTTCATCATCCTGCTGATCTCGGGTGTCTACCTGACGCTGTTCTTCGACCCGTCGCTGGCACACGTCACGTACGACGGCGCGTACGAGCCGCTGCGCGGCGTCACCATGTCGCGTGCATACGAGACGGCGCTGGAGATCTCCTTCGAGGTCCGCGGCGGTCTGTTCGTCCGCCAGATCCACCACTGGGCCGCACTGATGTTCGCCGCGTCGATCATCGTGCACCTGCTGCGCATCTTCTTCACCGGCGCGTTCCGTCGCCCGCGTGAGGCGAACTGGGTCATCGGCTCGCTGCTGCTGATCCTGGCGATGTTCGAGGGTTTCTTCGGCTACTCGCTGCCGGACGACCTGCTGTCCGGTACCGGTCTGCGCGCCGCGCTGTCCGGCATCACCCTGAGTGTTCCGATCGCCGGCACCTGGCTGCACTGGCTGATCTTCGGCGGCGACTTCCCCGGCGAACTGATCATCCCGCGTCTGTACGTTGCGCACGTGCTGCTCGTTCCGGGCATCCTGCTGGCCCTGATCGCCGCGCACCTCGCGCTGGTGTGGTACCAGAAGCACACGCAGTTCCCCGGCCCCGGCCGCACCGAGAACAACGTCGTCGGCGTCCGCATCCTCCCGGTGTTCGCGATGAAGGGCGGTTCGTTCTTCGCGTTCACGTTCGGCATCCTGGCCCTGATGGGCGGCCTGCTGCAGATCAACCCGATCTGGAACATCGGCCCGTACAACCCGGCGCAGGTGTCGGCCGGTTCGCAGCCCGACTTCTACATGATGTGGACCGACGGCATGGCCCGCCTGTGGCCGGCGTGGGAGATCTACCTGTTCGACCGGTACACGATCCCCGCGGTGTTCGCAGTCGCGTTGATCATGGGCATCGTGTTCGCGCTGCTGATCGCGTACCCGTGGATCGAGAAGAAGTTCTCGAAGGACGATGCTCACCACAACCTGCTGCAGCGTCCGCGCGACGTTCCGGTCCGTACCGGCATCGGTGCGATGGCCATCTCGTTCTACGTGGTGCTGACCCTGTCCTGCGTCAACGACGTCATCGCCTACCACCTGGACATCTCGCTCAACGCGATGACCTGGATCGGTCGCATCGGCATGGTGATCCTGCCTCCGGTCGCGTACTACGTCACCTACCGGTTCTGCCTGGGCCTCCAGCGCAGCGACCGCGCGGTACTCGAGCACGGCATCGAGACGGGCATCATCAAGCGCCTGCCGCACGGTGAGTACGTCGAGATCCACCAGCCGCTCGGACCGGTCGACGATCACGGCCACCCGATCCCGCTGGAGTACCAGGGTGCTGCGATCCCGAAGAAGATGAACAAGCTCGGCTCCGCCGGCAAGCCCGGCTCCGGCAGCTGGGTCTCCCCGGACCCGGCCGAGCAGAGCCAGGCTCTCGAGGCCGCCGAGCACGCAGGCGAGCACGAACAGCTGCGCATCCTCTCGGAGTACCAGGACCGCAACCGCGGCATCACCTCCGGCGACAGCGAACACTGA
- a CDS encoding TetR family transcriptional regulator, with translation MTDTGARARAGGRRYAGLAPAERALLRRRALLDAALDRFGTDGYAATSVKQLCRTSALTERYFYESFRDRETCLRELYLELADDLTAVTGTAVAQAGEGSDAAAERGLAAFVGYLTEDPRRARVVLVEVVGVSPALEEARYGVLAGFADMITAVLVGAGVEPTQREALAGVALAGAVNHLLVDRLMSGGEQDPAMLVEVCVTLFSAARSRFADERTAGR, from the coding sequence ATGACGGATACGGGCGCACGGGCCCGGGCAGGAGGACGGCGGTATGCGGGTCTGGCCCCGGCGGAGCGTGCGCTGCTGCGCCGGCGCGCGCTCCTCGACGCAGCACTCGACCGGTTCGGCACGGACGGGTATGCCGCAACGTCGGTCAAACAACTCTGCCGCACATCGGCCCTGACCGAACGCTACTTCTACGAGTCGTTCAGGGACCGTGAGACCTGTCTGCGCGAGTTGTACCTGGAGTTGGCGGACGACCTGACCGCGGTCACCGGAACCGCCGTCGCACAGGCGGGGGAGGGGAGCGACGCCGCCGCGGAGCGTGGACTGGCGGCGTTCGTCGGATATCTGACCGAGGACCCACGCCGGGCCCGCGTCGTCCTGGTCGAGGTCGTCGGTGTCTCGCCGGCACTCGAGGAGGCCCGCTACGGCGTCCTGGCCGGCTTCGCCGACATGATCACCGCCGTACTCGTCGGCGCCGGCGTGGAACCGACACAGCGGGAGGCGCTGGCCGGTGTCGCACTGGCCGGTGCCGTCAACCACCTGCTCGTCGACCGGCTGATGAGCGGCGGGGAACAGGATCCGGCGATGCTGGTCGAGGTGTGCGTGACGCTGTTCTCGGCAGCCCGTAGTCGGTTCGCCGACGAGCGCACGGCAGGGCGCTGA
- a CDS encoding SDR family oxidoreductase translates to MRSASSVNGRIVAVTGGARGIGREIAAQLAEAGAHVGIGDRDGDAARSVAAALGPRARGFDLDVADRASFAAFLTAVEETFGAVDVLVNNAGVMWVGPFDQEPEAARRRQFDVNVHGVINGVTLAAPAMRSRGRGHIVTVASAAAKLSPAGESTYAATKHAVLGYLTGVRWELAGTGVEITAIMPGVVDTELAAGTATGAARMLAPADVAAAVLAAIEKPRFEITIPRYVGPLVGWANVLPQRVRDVLLRRMVPNQVDAVADSSVRSTYEQQFTNPDQSGEAQ, encoded by the coding sequence ATGAGATCTGCGAGTTCTGTGAACGGCCGGATCGTTGCAGTGACGGGTGGCGCACGCGGAATCGGACGGGAGATCGCGGCGCAACTCGCGGAGGCGGGCGCGCACGTCGGGATCGGCGATCGTGACGGGGACGCGGCCCGATCGGTCGCCGCCGCACTGGGACCCCGAGCACGCGGCTTCGATCTGGACGTCGCCGACCGGGCGTCGTTCGCCGCGTTCCTGACGGCGGTGGAGGAAACGTTCGGCGCTGTCGACGTCCTTGTCAACAATGCGGGCGTGATGTGGGTGGGCCCGTTCGACCAGGAACCGGAAGCGGCGCGACGCCGGCAGTTCGACGTGAACGTACACGGTGTGATCAACGGCGTCACCCTCGCGGCGCCGGCGATGCGCAGCCGTGGACGCGGGCACATCGTCACCGTCGCGTCCGCCGCCGCGAAGCTCTCCCCCGCCGGCGAATCCACCTATGCCGCAACGAAACATGCGGTGCTCGGCTATCTGACCGGGGTGCGGTGGGAACTCGCCGGCACCGGGGTCGAGATCACCGCGATCATGCCCGGTGTCGTCGACACCGAACTCGCCGCCGGTACCGCCACCGGCGCCGCCCGCATGCTCGCGCCGGCCGATGTGGCGGCCGCGGTGCTCGCGGCGATCGAGAAACCTCGGTTCGAGATCACCATCCCCCGTTACGTCGGACCGCTCGTCGGCTGGGCGAACGTCCTGCCCCAGCGGGTCCGCGACGTCCTCCTGCGCCGCATGGTCCCGAATCAGGTCGACGCGGTGGCGGACAGTTCTGTGCGCAGCACCTACGAACAGCAGTTCACGAACCCCGACCAGTCAGGAGAAGCGCAGTGA